Within the Synergistales bacterium genome, the region AGGCGTTTCCCTGTTGCATGCCTATCGCTCCTTTCCTTCGGGTGTGGTGGACGCTGGGCGCACATCTGTACTATAGTGTCCTGGAACAGCGTGCTCAGGACATTCTATCATTCCCGGTTTGCCGACGAGGACAGTCTGGAGTTGGTCATATGGCCAAGCGGCGTGTTTCCCTGTTGTGGGCTATGGTTGTGATGCTGCTCTGTGGAGCCACCCTTCCGTCCCAGGGGGCGGAGAAGGGGATTGTGCTGGCCCTCTCCGGCGGCGGCACCAAGGGCTTCGCCCATATCGGCGTGCTCCAGGTGCTGGAACGCGAAGGGATCCCCCTCCGCGGGATCGTGGGGACCAGCATGGGCTCCATTATCGGCGGGCTCGCCGCCTGCGGCTACAGCGGCGGGGAGCTGGAGCACATTGTCGCCGAGGAGATCGATCTCCCGGCCCTGCTGACGGACAAGTCCACCAGGATGCAGGAGCCCCTGACGGGCGAGAGCGACGAGGTGCTCTTCCGGCGGACCTTCGACAGCGAGCTGGGCCGCGAGGGACCGCTCGGGGCGATCCCGGGGGTGCGCATCCTCAACCGGTTCGCCGATCTGGCGTCGAAGGCCACGGTCACCTCCTTCGACGAGCTTCCCGTTCCCTTTGCCGCGGTGGCTACCGATCTGACCACCGGCGAGATGGCCATCCTCCGCGAGGGGAGCCTGGCCACCGCCATGCGGGCCTCCATGTCGATCCCGGGGCTTTTCGAACCCTGGCCGGTGCGGGGACGTCTGATGGTGGACGGCGGGCTGGTGGCCAACGTGCCGGTCCGCGCGGCACAGCAGATCTTCCCGGGCGCCAGGATCATCGCCGTCAACGTCAGTGGCGGCATGCGGGCGCAGGGGAAGCTCCGGAGCGCCGCCGACGTCATCGACCAGAGCATCACCATCATGACCCGCAGGAACGTGGAGGAGGACCTGCGCCGGGCCGACCTGGTGATCCGTCCCGCCGTGGGGGAGATGCCGCTTTTCGCTGCGGGCAGGGAGCGGGAGATCATCCGCACCGGTCGCGTTGCGGCGGAGGCGAAGCTTGACGCCATCAGGGCGCTCCCGTCGGGCGCCGGAGTACCGGAGGCGCCCAGTGCCCGGGGTGAGAAGCCCATCGTAGCCGGGCTGCGCGTGGAGGGGCTCTCCAGAGCTGCCGCGAGCTACCTGGAGCAGATCTACAGGGGCTGGGTGGGCAAGCCCTTCCGTACCCGGAGAGTCCTGGAGGCCTGCCGGATCATCCAGAGCCGCAGCGATGTCACGGCGGTGGACTATCGTCTGGAGAAGGCCCCGGATCCAGAAGGAGCGGTGACGGTGGTCCTCGTAGCGCAGCGGAAGGCCCCCTACGAATTCTCCGTCGACGGCTACACCTCCAGCCTCCACGCCTACCGATGGCTCTACCTGCGCGGCGTGCGTCGCAACCTCTTTCGGGAGGGCGATCTGCTGACAGGCGAGGCCAATATGGGCGACAACTGGAGCTCCCGACTGCACTACTCCTCCCCCTCGGCGCGGTTCGAGCGCTTCTCGGCGGGGCTCGCCCTGCACAACTGGAAGATGGATCCGGTGAACGCCCCCAGGACGGCGTGGGAGCGCTACACACTGGAGCTCGGGGCCCACAGCCGCCGCGAGCCCTTCGAGATCATGTGGGGGGCACTGGCCGAACAGACCAGGATCGACGGCGGGACCGAGGAGTATGCCGGACCGGTGCTGCGTATGCAGTGGGAAGACAGCGGCGATCCCCTCAAGGGGGAGTCCGCCGTCTCCATGCATCTCGCCGGCTGGTGGCCCGATTTCGACCGGATCCTCCTGGAGATGGGCTTCAAGGCCATCCTCCCCCTGGACGGCAAAAACCATATCGTCTTTGCCGGCGGCGGCACCAAAGGGGACAGCGACGTCCCCCCGCACCGCGCCTTTCTGGGGAGTCCGGGATCGCTGATCTCCTATACCAACAGGCCCATCGTTGCCGACAGGGTGGCCTGGGCGCGGGTCGGCTACAGGCGTCTTCTGCACAAGAGCGTTCTCGGTCCGCTCTACGGCGAGCTCTACTACGCCCGCGGCTATGGCTGGGACAGCGACTGGGGCCGCGAGGCCTCTCCATGGGAAGCCGGGGTGTCCGTTTCCATCCCCGGCGACCTGGTGGAAGGGGAGTTTCTGCTGATGTACAGCGAAGACGACGAGTGGACCATCGGCTTCGAGCTGGGCGGTCCCTACCGCGGCCACCGGGTGATCCCCTGAGCGGTTTCGTTCCCTGGACGGAGAGACGGAAGAGCGTGTACAATCATCGAATATATTGTCGGAACCCCTCCCTCCTCAAAGGAGAGAGGGAGAGACCGTTATGAAGAGGGCGCCATCCGCTGCCGGCGGAGGCAGCCCCCGGCAGCCGGGGCCGGATCTCTGAGGAGGGATTGTGTAATGGCACGCAACATCACGAAGAGAGAGGACAACTACTCGCAATGGTATCTGGATGTCATTAAGACGGCGGAGCTTGCCGACTACGCCCCCGTGCGGGGCTGCATGGTGATCCGGCCCACGGGCTACGCGCTCTGGGAGCGGGTGCAGGAGCATTTCGACAGGGGGTTCAAGGAGACCGGCCACGTGAACGCCTACTTCCCGCTGCTCATCCCCAGCTCCTTTCTGGAAAAAGAGGCCAAGCACGTGGAGGGGTTCGCGCCCGAATGCGCCGTGGTGACCCACGCTGGCGGCGAGGAGCTGGAAGAACCCCTGGTGGTCCGGCCCACGTCGGAGACGGTGATCGGCCACATGTACAGCAAGTGGGTCCAGTCCTGGCGGGACCTGCCCATCCTCATCAACCAGTGGGCCAACGTCATGCG harbors:
- a CDS encoding patatin-like phospholipase family protein, whose product is MAKRRVSLLWAMVVMLLCGATLPSQGAEKGIVLALSGGGTKGFAHIGVLQVLEREGIPLRGIVGTSMGSIIGGLAACGYSGGELEHIVAEEIDLPALLTDKSTRMQEPLTGESDEVLFRRTFDSELGREGPLGAIPGVRILNRFADLASKATVTSFDELPVPFAAVATDLTTGEMAILREGSLATAMRASMSIPGLFEPWPVRGRLMVDGGLVANVPVRAAQQIFPGARIIAVNVSGGMRAQGKLRSAADVIDQSITIMTRRNVEEDLRRADLVIRPAVGEMPLFAAGREREIIRTGRVAAEAKLDAIRALPSGAGVPEAPSARGEKPIVAGLRVEGLSRAAASYLEQIYRGWVGKPFRTRRVLEACRIIQSRSDVTAVDYRLEKAPDPEGAVTVVLVAQRKAPYEFSVDGYTSSLHAYRWLYLRGVRRNLFREGDLLTGEANMGDNWSSRLHYSSPSARFERFSAGLALHNWKMDPVNAPRTAWERYTLELGAHSRREPFEIMWGALAEQTRIDGGTEEYAGPVLRMQWEDSGDPLKGESAVSMHLAGWWPDFDRILLEMGFKAILPLDGKNHIVFAGGGTKGDSDVPPHRAFLGSPGSLISYTNRPIVADRVAWARVGYRRLLHKSVLGPLYGELYYARGYGWDSDWGREASPWEAGVSVSIPGDLVEGEFLLMYSEDDEWTIGFELGGPYRGHRVIP